Proteins found in one Perca fluviatilis chromosome 9, GENO_Pfluv_1.0, whole genome shotgun sequence genomic segment:
- the LOC120565579 gene encoding macrophage mannose receptor 1-like — MVKMQWSLFVFIVMGQCSSIGSQLCDYYFIKKNMTWNGAQEYCIKHYTDLATVSNQTDMQRLLNSTTEQYRAGAWIGLQENTTNTVWRWSQPGVEFNESKWSPRQPNNLGNRENCVRMKNDTWDDNSCTTKYNFICYDENKKSGKTFYISHQKMNWTDAQRFCKEKYTDLISGVKQLEDFKTQRQNEAFWIGLFRISDWSWSDGSSFPFRSWDDDKQDPDSNKTCAMTTSNGNWSSDDCNKTKPFFCYNDSVILINQSMIWEDALYYCRDHYRDLVSITNLDEQRWVQERAKMASTPYVWLGLRYTCTLDFWFWVSDETVHYKNWGPGEPGDDCNMSGAMDREGTWVKLIDDDNQLNFICSKNKPPKM; from the exons AT GGTGAAGATGCAGTGGAGTCTGTTTGTGTTCATTGTGATGG GTCAGTGTTCCTCCATTGGGAGTCAGCTTTGTGACTACTACTTCATTAAAAAGAATATGACCTGGAATGGAGCCCAGGAGTATTGCATAAAGCACTACACTGACCTGGCCACAGTTTCTAACcagacagacatgcagagaCTCCTTAACTCCACAACTGAACAGTATCGAGCCGGAGCCTGGATTGGGCTGcaagaaaacacaacaaacaccgTGTGGCGCTGGTCTCAGCCAGGGGTGGAGTTCAACGAGAGTAAATGGTCCCCACGACAGCCGAATAATTTAGGCAATCGTGAGAACTGTGTGAGGATGAAGAATGACACATGGGATGACAACTCTTGTACTACAAAATATAACTTTATCTGCTATGACG AAAACAAGAAATCTGGCAAAACATTTTATATCAGTCACCAGAAGATGAACTGGACAGATGCTCAGAGGTTCTGCAAAGAAAAATACACTGATCTGATCAGTGGAGTCAAACAGCTAGAAGACTTCAAGACACAGCGCCAAAATGAAGCTTTCTGGATCGGCCTGTTCAGAATCTCTGACTGGAGTTGGTCAGATGGGAGCAGTTTCCCTTTCAGATCCTGGGATGATGATAAACAAGATCCAGATTCTAACAAGACATGTGCTATGACTACGTCAAATGGAAATTGGAGCTCCGATGACTGTAATAAAACCAAACCCTTCTTCTGCTACAATG ATTCAGTGATCCTGATCAACCAGAGCATGATCTGGGAGGACGCGTTATACTACTGCAGAGATCATTATCGCGACCTTGTCTCCATCACCAACCTGGACGAGCAGCGCTGGGTCCAGGAGAGAGCCAAGATGGCCTCCACTCCCTACGTGTGGCTGGGACTGCGCTACACCTGCACTCTGGACTTCTGGTTCTGGGTCAGTGACGAGACGGTCCACTACAAGAACTGGGGGCCCGGCGAGCCTGGGGACGACTGCAACATGTCTGGAGCCATGGACCGAGAGGGAACTTGGGTCAAACTGATCGACGATGACAACCAGCTTAACTTCATCTGTTCCAAGAACAAACCACcaaaaatgtaa